The Bacteroidales bacterium genome has a window encoding:
- a CDS encoding DUF4372 domain-containing protein, whose translation MARADLKLSLQTNVEWHMHKGKYVFAQLLDFLDRNDFNYLARKYGGDKYLKQFTFYNQLCVLMFGQLSNRESLRDVVLATQAHASKAYHLGFGMHAATLPRALLQMPTPSATIASSRSLPIRSSQKLNDVESLISSS comes from the coding sequence TTGGCGCGCGCCGATTTGAAATTATCTTTGCAGACTAACGTAGAATGGCATATGCATAAAGGAAAATACGTGTTTGCGCAGCTTTTAGACTTCCTCGATCGCAACGATTTTAACTATCTCGCAAGGAAATATGGTGGAGACAAATATCTCAAGCAGTTCACCTTCTATAACCAACTTTGCGTATTGATGTTCGGTCAGCTTTCCAACCGTGAAAGTCTTCGTGATGTTGTCCTGGCAACCCAGGCTCATGCATCCAAAGCATATCACCTTGGATTTGGTATGCACGCTGCCACGCTGCCAAGAGCACTCTTGCAGATGCCAACACCAAGCGCGACTATCGCATCTTCGAGGAGTTTGCCTATAAGGTCATCGCAGAAGCTCAACGATGTCGAATCGTTGATATCTTCAAGCTGA